Proteins from a genomic interval of Alteromonas macleodii ATCC 27126:
- a CDS encoding SDR family NAD(P)-dependent oxidoreductase → MNVATNVEGKHILITGSGSGIGAASARVLSARGATVGIADLNEENAITLAEEIVASGGKAYAVAVDVTEPAQVKAMFDTALSHSDKIDVIINNAGIDHFPAPLTEVDDAMFMKNIQVNLAGVWYCMKNALKHMTATGGGHIINIASVAGLRSAPMISAYSASKHGVVGLTKSAAVEYARANIRINAVCPSFVDTPMVQGVLSKLDERGQKGLIGANPMKRLGKPEEIANAIAWLCSDESSFMTGQSVVLDGGMLA, encoded by the coding sequence ATGAATGTAGCTACAAATGTCGAAGGCAAGCATATTCTTATTACTGGTAGTGGCTCGGGTATCGGTGCTGCTTCGGCTCGCGTATTGAGTGCGCGTGGTGCAACAGTTGGTATTGCAGATCTAAACGAAGAAAACGCCATAACATTGGCTGAAGAAATTGTTGCCTCAGGTGGCAAAGCCTATGCGGTGGCTGTGGATGTTACCGAACCGGCTCAGGTCAAAGCGATGTTCGACACGGCGCTTTCTCATAGTGACAAAATTGACGTAATTATTAATAACGCGGGTATCGACCATTTTCCAGCTCCGCTAACTGAAGTCGATGACGCCATGTTTATGAAGAATATTCAGGTCAACTTAGCTGGCGTGTGGTATTGCATGAAAAACGCCCTCAAGCATATGACGGCGACAGGCGGTGGCCACATCATCAATATTGCCTCTGTAGCTGGATTGCGGTCTGCGCCTATGATTAGTGCTTACAGCGCTTCAAAACATGGGGTAGTGGGGCTTACTAAATCGGCGGCGGTGGAATACGCAAGGGCGAACATACGCATAAACGCTGTTTGTCCAAGCTTTGTAGATACCCCTATGGTGCAAGGCGTTTTATCAAAATTGGATGAAAGAGGCCAAAAAGGGCTTATTGGCGCAAATCCAATGAAGCGTTTGGGTAAACCAGAAGAGATTGCTAATGCCATTGCTTGGTTGTGTAGTGATGAGTCGTCATTCATGACGGGTCAGTCCGTAGTACTTGACGGTGGTATGTTGGCCTAG
- a CDS encoding acyl-CoA dehydrogenase, with translation MADQLIPRREMQFQLYEVLNTAALCEKARFEEHNVETFNAVIDMAEKMAEELFLPHNAVADKNEPTFDGTKVSMIDDVKVAFDTYRESGFIAGHFDFEDGGMQLPVTVMNACAGYFLAANPSSTAYPFLTAAAANVIKHFASEDIKSAFLSKMLAGDFTGTMALTEPHAGSSLADIRTSARPQDDGTYRIKGSKIYISGGEHELSDNIVHLVLAKIPGGPAGVKGISLFAVPKYRLDADGNPDVRNDVTLAGLIHKMGYRGTTSTALTFGENGDCHGYLIGEPHQGLRYMFMMMNEARIGVGYGAAMIGYRGYRYSLEYAKDRTQGRAAPNLAPEDEPTPIINRGDVRRMLLAQKAYCEGGMSLCLYGSMLIDEMETETDSEKRTELSQLLDLLTPVFKAWPSEFGPKANDLAIQILGGAGYTREYPVEQCWRDNRLNPIHEGTNGIQALDLLGRKLWQHDGKGLQVLLSRVTSDMKRAETPRAQALAAKLKPYLDQLGGLIQQAAADLRSDKQPVLLTNASCFLNVFSSCVVSWIWLRQANVAEQALANGAGEQDADFYEGKLAAAEYFLNWELPLVSRDIEVLSSREATCNNVKASYF, from the coding sequence ATGGCCGATCAACTTATTCCCCGCCGTGAAATGCAATTTCAGCTGTACGAAGTATTAAACACCGCAGCCTTATGTGAAAAAGCTCGCTTCGAAGAGCACAATGTAGAAACCTTCAACGCTGTTATTGATATGGCCGAGAAGATGGCAGAAGAGTTATTTCTTCCACATAATGCCGTTGCTGATAAAAACGAGCCTACATTCGATGGCACCAAAGTCTCTATGATTGATGACGTAAAAGTGGCTTTTGACACATACAGAGAGTCTGGGTTTATCGCGGGTCATTTTGATTTTGAAGATGGCGGCATGCAGCTTCCTGTTACCGTGATGAATGCCTGCGCGGGCTATTTTTTAGCGGCAAACCCATCGTCAACCGCTTATCCTTTCTTAACTGCGGCGGCCGCCAATGTCATTAAACACTTTGCCTCCGAAGATATCAAAAGTGCGTTTCTATCAAAAATGCTAGCGGGTGACTTCACTGGCACCATGGCGCTTACCGAGCCCCATGCCGGTTCGTCACTTGCTGATATTCGTACATCAGCAAGGCCGCAAGATGATGGTACGTACCGAATCAAAGGCAGCAAGATTTATATATCAGGTGGTGAGCATGAGCTTTCCGACAACATCGTACATTTGGTGTTGGCGAAAATTCCAGGTGGTCCAGCTGGTGTAAAAGGCATCTCCTTATTTGCTGTACCTAAATACCGTCTCGACGCTGACGGCAATCCAGATGTGCGCAACGATGTAACCCTTGCTGGTCTTATCCATAAAATGGGCTACCGAGGTACGACTTCAACCGCACTAACCTTTGGCGAAAATGGTGACTGCCACGGCTACCTGATTGGCGAGCCGCACCAGGGTTTGCGCTACATGTTCATGATGATGAACGAAGCACGCATTGGCGTGGGCTATGGTGCTGCCATGATAGGGTATCGCGGGTACCGTTACTCACTAGAATACGCAAAAGATCGTACCCAAGGTCGCGCTGCGCCTAATCTTGCGCCAGAAGACGAGCCTACACCTATTATCAATCGCGGTGACGTGCGACGTATGTTGCTAGCGCAAAAGGCCTACTGTGAAGGCGGTATGTCCCTCTGCTTATACGGCAGCATGCTCATCGATGAGATGGAAACGGAAACTGACAGCGAAAAGCGTACCGAACTTTCTCAGCTTTTAGATCTTTTAACACCCGTGTTCAAAGCATGGCCTTCGGAGTTTGGCCCTAAAGCCAACGATTTGGCAATTCAAATTCTAGGTGGTGCGGGCTACACCCGTGAATATCCTGTTGAGCAGTGCTGGCGCGATAACCGCCTAAACCCAATTCACGAGGGTACAAATGGTATTCAGGCGTTAGATCTGCTGGGAAGAAAGTTATGGCAGCACGACGGCAAAGGTCTTCAAGTTCTGCTTTCTCGTGTAACCAGTGATATGAAGCGCGCAGAAACACCGCGAGCGCAGGCACTAGCTGCAAAATTAAAACCTTATCTAGACCAGCTTGGTGGTTTAATTCAACAGGCAGCAGCCGATTTGCGCTCAGATAAGCAACCAGTCTTGCTAACCAATGCGAGTTGCTTCTTAAACGTATTTTCAAGTTGTGTGGTGAGCTGGATTTGGCTACGCCAGGCAAATGTTGCCGAACAAGCACTCGCTAACGGTGCTGGCGAACAAGATGCTGACTTTTATGAAGGTAAATTAGCGGCCGCGGAATACTTCTTAAATTGGGAATTACCGCTGGTCAGTCGCGATATTGAAGTGCTTTCTTCACGCGAGGCAACGTGTAACAACGTAAAAGCGAGTTATTTTTAA